One segment of Chionomys nivalis chromosome 1, mChiNiv1.1, whole genome shotgun sequence DNA contains the following:
- the LOC130863370 gene encoding small nuclear ribonucleoprotein E-like, producing the protein MNKKVKTIAYHGQGQKLQKVMVQPINLIFRYLQNRSRIQVWLYEQVNMQIEGCIIGFDEYMNLVLDDAEEIHSKTKSRKQLGRIMLKGDNITLLQSVSN; encoded by the coding sequence atgaacaaaaaggtcaagaccatcgCATACCACGGCCAGGGCCAGAAGTTGCAGAAAGTGATGGTACAGCCCATCAACCTCATCTTCAGATACTTGCAAAACAGGTCTCGGATTCAGGTCTGGCTGTATGAGCAAGTGAATATGCAGATAGAAGGTTGTATTATTGGCTTTGATGAATACATGAACCTCGTATTAGATGATGCAGAAGAGATTCACTCTAAAACAAAGTCAAGGAAACAATTGGGTCGGATCATGCtgaaaggagataatattactctGCTCCAAAGTGTGTCCAACTAG